A genomic stretch from Hydrogenimonas urashimensis includes:
- a CDS encoding Clp1/GlmU family protein → MANETTTLDTPSAWLRLDEKLLSGIVMVIGGTDSGKSTFVRHFAERLRGERLVAVIDGDIGQTALGPPTTQTLSLCSPDFDFVCVARWFVGGISPAGHREQTLVGLERLVQKAKKSGARTILIDTTGFISPDAGGHTLKWSKFDLLRPATLIALKKGEELEPILSPWRKSGRFSMIELPLSNKVQKISPARRKRIRQDNFRRYFQDATTISVSLETTGVVGRWPLRKMQLVGLIDNEGFLLRLGIVERVEDEKIFVKAPLFDPKALDMVRTGSLLLDEKAGWIEQTIR, encoded by the coding sequence ATGGCAAATGAAACGACAACCCTCGACACTCCCTCGGCCTGGCTGCGTCTGGATGAAAAACTATTAAGCGGCATCGTCATGGTCATTGGAGGCACCGATTCGGGCAAAAGCACCTTCGTGCGCCATTTTGCGGAAAGACTTCGCGGCGAACGTCTGGTCGCGGTGATCGACGGGGATATCGGACAGACGGCGCTGGGACCGCCAACGACACAGACACTCAGCCTCTGCTCGCCGGATTTTGATTTCGTATGCGTGGCAAGATGGTTCGTAGGCGGCATTTCGCCCGCAGGGCACCGTGAGCAGACCCTGGTGGGGCTGGAGCGTCTCGTACAAAAAGCTAAAAAGTCGGGGGCGCGCACGATACTGATCGACACGACAGGTTTCATTTCGCCCGATGCCGGCGGCCATACGCTCAAATGGAGCAAATTCGATCTGTTGCGGCCCGCCACTCTCATCGCACTGAAAAAGGGCGAAGAGCTTGAGCCCATTCTTTCTCCCTGGCGCAAAAGCGGCCGTTTTTCGATGATTGAACTGCCACTTTCCAACAAGGTCCAAAAGATCTCCCCCGCCCGGCGCAAAAGAATACGCCAAGATAATTTCCGCCGCTATTTCCAAGACGCCACAACGATCTCTGTCTCTTTGGAAACGACGGGCGTGGTGGGACGGTGGCCCCTGCGAAAAATGCAGCTTGTGGGTTTGATCGACAACGAGGGGTTTTTGCTGAGGCTTGGCATCGTGGAGAGAGTGGAGGATGAGAAAATTTTCGTCAAAGCGCCCCTTTTCGATCCAAAGGCTCTTGACATGGTGCGCACGGGATCGCTTCTGCTCGACGAAAAAGCGGGCTGGATCGAACAAACGATTCGCTGA